The Plasmodium relictum strain SGS1 genome assembly, chromosome: 9 genome window below encodes:
- a CDS encoding translation initiation factor eIF-1A, putative, which yields MPKNKGKGGKNRRRGKNDNEGEKRELLYKEEGQEYAQVLRMLGNGRLEAHCFDGVKRLCHIRKRVWINSGDIILVSLRDYQDSKADVIAKYTPDEARSLKTHGELPETAKINETDIFDDDAQNGVEFLDDESDEEAQEDVNNSKKLDIEDI from the exons atgccaaaaaataaag gTAAAGGAGGAAAAAATAGGAGAAGAGGGAAAAATGATAATGAGGGAGAAAAAAGggaattattatataaagaagAAGGCCAag aatatgCTCAAGTTTTAAGAATGTTAGGAAATGGAAGATTAGAAGCCCATTGTTTTGATGGGGTAAAAAGATTATGCCACATTAg aaaaagaGTATGGATAAATTCAGGAGATATTATTTTGGTATCCTTGAGAGATTATCAAGATAGCAAAGCTGATGTTATAGCAaa GTATACTCCAGATGAAGCAAGAAGTTTGAAAACTCATGGAGAATTACCAGAAACGGCCAAAATAAATGAAACAGACATTTTTGACGACGATGCACAAAATGGAGTAGAATTTTTAGATGATGAATCTGATGAAGAAGCTCAAGAAGATGTtaataattctaaaaaattagatataGAAGAT ATATAA